The following coding sequences are from one Streptomyces sp. NBC_01485 window:
- a CDS encoding TIGR04222 domain-containing membrane protein produces the protein MWSRGARRHGGGGPRHGGDDMSGGTPVRPEPYEIALLRGGSRAAVTVAVLALHLRGLIDVGRPGRIRATGVAPAPSEDAEDGLPALSALPAAVHAALRERRRPGLN, from the coding sequence TTGTGGTCACGCGGGGCCCGCCGACACGGGGGCGGCGGGCCCCGCCACGGGGGGGACGACATGAGCGGTGGTACGCCGGTCCGGCCGGAGCCGTACGAGATCGCGCTGCTGCGGGGCGGTTCCCGCGCCGCGGTCACGGTCGCCGTACTCGCCCTGCACCTACGGGGACTGATCGACGTGGGCCGGCCGGGGAGGATCCGGGCGACCGGAGTCGCGCCCGCGCCCTCCGAGGACGCGGAAGACGGCCTGCCTGCCCTGTCCGCCCTGCCGGCAGCCGTGCACGCGGCGCTCCGGGAGCGGCGGCGGCCCGGACTGAACTGA
- a CDS encoding 2-hydroxy-3-oxopropionate reductase, with protein MSNALPKVSWIGLGIMGSPMSENLIKAGYDVTGFTLEQAKLDRLTAAGGTSASSIAEAVRDADVVITMVPASPQVEAIAYGPDGILENARSGALLIDMSSITPQTSVDLARAAHDKGIRVLDAPVSGGEAGAVEAVLSIMVGGGQADFDEAKPLFEALGKTIVLCGPHGSGQTVKAANQLIVAVNIQACAEAVVFLEKSGVDLKAALDVLNGGLAGSTVLTRKKDNFLDRDFKPGFRIDLHHKDMGIVTDAARSVGAALPVGSMVAQLVASLRAQGDGGLDHSALLRAVERLSGDRV; from the coding sequence ATGAGCAACGCACTCCCCAAGGTCTCCTGGATCGGCCTCGGCATCATGGGCTCCCCCATGTCCGAGAACCTGATCAAGGCGGGTTACGACGTCACCGGCTTCACCCTGGAACAGGCCAAGCTGGACCGGCTCACCGCCGCCGGCGGCACCTCGGCGTCGTCCATCGCCGAGGCGGTCCGCGACGCCGACGTCGTGATCACGATGGTGCCCGCCTCCCCGCAGGTCGAGGCCATCGCGTACGGCCCCGACGGCATCCTGGAGAACGCGCGGTCCGGCGCACTCCTGATCGACATGTCCTCGATCACCCCGCAGACCTCGGTCGACCTCGCGCGGGCGGCGCACGACAAGGGCATCCGGGTGCTCGACGCCCCCGTGTCCGGCGGTGAGGCCGGTGCCGTCGAGGCCGTGCTGTCCATCATGGTCGGCGGCGGGCAGGCCGACTTCGACGAGGCGAAGCCCCTCTTCGAGGCCCTCGGCAAGACGATCGTGCTCTGCGGTCCGCACGGCTCGGGCCAGACCGTGAAGGCCGCCAACCAACTGATCGTCGCCGTCAACATCCAGGCCTGCGCCGAGGCCGTCGTCTTCCTGGAGAAGTCGGGCGTCGACCTGAAGGCGGCGCTGGACGTCCTGAACGGCGGGCTCGCCGGCTCGACGGTGCTGACGCGCAAGAAGGACAACTTCCTCGACCGCGACTTCAAGCCGGGCTTCCGGATCGACCTGCACCACAAGGACATGGGCATCGTCACCGACGCCGCCCGCAGCGTCGGCGCGGCCCTGCCCGTCGGCTCGATGGTCGCCCAACTCGTCGCGAGCCTGCGTGCGCAGGGCGACGGCGGCCTGGACCACTCGGCCCTGCTGCGGGCCGTCGAGCGCCTCTCCGGCGACCGGGTCTGA
- a CDS encoding TIM barrel protein — translation MGFEEQRFNVNLSILFTELPLLERPAAAAAAGFTAVELWWPWIDSPTPERSELDALKQAIEDAGVQLTGLNFYAGRLPGPDRGALSLPGEESERFRANIDVAADFAQSLGCTALNALYGNRVDGVAPAEQDALALENLTLAARAASRIGAVLLIEALNRPESPLYPLVGAPAAVKVVDQVNEATGLGNAKFLMDLYHLSMNGEDLPSVIERYASKTGHVQIADNPGRGAPGTGTLPLEELLDQLKKSGYDGWVGLEYKPGDRPSAEAFDWLPR, via the coding sequence ATGGGCTTCGAAGAGCAGCGCTTCAACGTCAACCTGTCGATCCTCTTCACGGAACTCCCGCTCCTGGAGCGCCCCGCGGCAGCCGCCGCGGCCGGCTTCACCGCGGTCGAGCTGTGGTGGCCCTGGATCGACTCCCCCACCCCCGAGCGGTCCGAGCTCGACGCGCTGAAGCAGGCGATCGAGGACGCGGGCGTACAGCTCACCGGCCTCAACTTCTACGCCGGACGGCTCCCGGGCCCCGACCGCGGCGCCCTGTCGCTGCCCGGCGAGGAGTCGGAGCGGTTCCGCGCCAACATCGACGTCGCCGCCGACTTCGCGCAGTCCCTGGGCTGCACGGCGCTGAACGCCCTGTACGGCAACCGCGTCGACGGCGTGGCACCGGCCGAACAGGACGCGCTCGCGCTGGAGAACCTGACCCTCGCCGCCCGGGCCGCGAGCCGGATCGGCGCGGTCCTGCTGATCGAGGCGCTGAACCGGCCCGAGTCGCCGCTGTACCCGCTGGTCGGCGCACCGGCCGCGGTCAAGGTCGTCGACCAGGTCAACGAGGCGACGGGGCTCGGCAACGCGAAGTTCCTGATGGACCTGTACCACCTGTCGATGAACGGCGAGGACCTGCCGTCGGTGATCGAGCGGTACGCCTCGAAGACCGGCCATGTGCAGATCGCCGACAACCCGGGCCGCGGCGCGCCGGGCACGGGGACGCTGCCGCTGGAGGAGCTCCTCGACCAGTTGAAGAAGTCCGGCTACGACGGCTGGGTCGGCCTGGAGTACAAGCCCGGCGACCGCCCGAGCGCCGAGGCCTTCGACTGGCTGCCCCGCTGA
- a CDS encoding helix-turn-helix domain-containing protein — translation MSTGGDEAFIAAVKPLVDAMGGEMLPPDEAGPDDVVLAWEGVDSVAVRLPQLADSLDHILAAMERKKGKPLADLDRKAKQEVVRILEARGAFSVRHGVETVASALGVSRFTVYNYLNREKEA, via the coding sequence GTGAGCACCGGCGGCGACGAGGCCTTCATCGCGGCCGTGAAACCGTTGGTCGACGCGATGGGCGGGGAGATGCTCCCGCCGGACGAGGCCGGCCCCGACGACGTGGTGCTCGCCTGGGAGGGCGTCGACAGCGTCGCCGTACGCCTGCCGCAGCTCGCCGACTCCCTCGATCACATCCTGGCCGCCATGGAGCGCAAGAAGGGCAAGCCCCTCGCCGACCTCGACCGCAAGGCCAAGCAGGAGGTCGTACGGATACTCGAGGCGCGTGGCGCCTTCTCCGTACGGCACGGTGTGGAGACCGTGGCGAGCGCGCTCGGGGTGAGCCGCTTCACCGTCTACAACTACCTCAACCGGGAGAAAGAGGCCTGA
- the uraD gene encoding 2-oxo-4-hydroxy-4-carboxy-5-ureidoimidazoline decarboxylase, giving the protein MTSTFPPPGLARFNDLEEAAARAALHEACAATEWADRLLAARPYATVDALYAVSDAAMADLTAADLAEAMAGHPPIGRPKPGDPTSAREQRGMAGASEELKTEMLELNLAYQEKFGHVFLICATGRTGEQMRDAVKERIGNAPEQEREIVRTELGKINRIRLAGLVQEEAA; this is encoded by the coding sequence GTGACTTCGACTTTCCCGCCCCCGGGCCTGGCCCGGTTCAACGACCTCGAGGAGGCCGCGGCCCGCGCCGCCCTCCACGAGGCGTGCGCCGCCACGGAGTGGGCGGACCGACTGCTCGCGGCCCGCCCCTACGCCACCGTCGACGCCCTGTACGCCGTCAGTGACGCCGCCATGGCCGACCTGACCGCCGCGGACCTCGCGGAGGCCATGGCCGGACACCCCCCGATCGGCCGCCCCAAGCCCGGCGACCCGACCTCGGCGCGCGAGCAGCGCGGTATGGCCGGCGCCTCCGAGGAGCTGAAGACGGAGATGCTCGAACTGAATCTGGCCTACCAGGAGAAGTTCGGCCACGTCTTCCTGATCTGCGCCACCGGTCGCACCGGCGAGCAGATGCGGGACGCGGTGAAGGAACGGATCGGCAACGCGCCCGAGCAGGAGCGGGAGATCGTCCGGACCGAACTGGGCAAGATCAACCGTATCCGCCTGGCCGGTCTCGTACAGGAAGAAGCGGCATGA
- the uraH gene encoding hydroxyisourate hydrolase yields the protein MSTDTPAFDTTASDAKASVATASGAPASVSTHILDTSVGRPARGVAVQLAARAGRAADWQPLGGSATDADGRCKDLPALPAGTTHVRLDFAVEAYFETSAKKQADAQQDAPAYRDSGATGVFFPEVAITFAVVPGEHYHVPLLLNPFGYSVYRGS from the coding sequence ATGAGCACCGACACCCCAGCCTTCGACACCACCGCCTCTGACGCCAAGGCGTCCGTCGCCACCGCCTCCGGCGCCCCGGCCTCCGTGTCCACCCACATCCTGGACACCAGCGTCGGCCGGCCCGCCCGGGGAGTCGCCGTCCAGCTCGCCGCACGTGCGGGGCGCGCTGCCGACTGGCAGCCGCTCGGCGGCTCCGCGACCGACGCGGACGGCCGGTGCAAGGACCTCCCGGCGCTGCCGGCGGGGACCACCCACGTACGGCTCGACTTCGCGGTCGAGGCGTACTTCGAGACATCCGCGAAGAAGCAAGCCGATGCGCAGCAGGACGCCCCCGCGTACCGGGACAGCGGTGCCACCGGGGTGTTCTTCCCGGAGGTGGCGATCACGTTCGCCGTCGTGCCCGGCGAGCACTACCACGTACCGCTGCTGCTCAACCCGTTCGGCTACTCCGTATACCGAGGGAGCTAG
- the pucL gene encoding factor-independent urate hydroxylase codes for MPTILGQNQYGKAENRVVKITRDGATHHIKDLNVSVSLSGDMDEVHLSGSNANVLPTDTTKNTVYAFAKEHGIESAEQFGIHLARHFVSSQEPIRTARIRIEEYAWERTTGGHSFVRKGQETRLTQITYDGRNWEVVSGLKDLTVLNSTDSEFWGYVKDKYTTLPEAHDRILATEVSARWRFNWSDDAQEMPDWEESYERTKQHLLQAFAETYSLSLQQSLYQMGSRIIDHRDEIDEVRFSLPNKHHFLVDLAPFGLKNATSDGAVYFAADRPYGLIEATVLRDGSEARIPADLTNL; via the coding sequence ATGCCCACGATCCTGGGACAGAACCAGTACGGCAAGGCCGAGAACCGAGTCGTGAAGATCACGCGGGACGGCGCCACCCACCACATCAAGGATCTCAACGTCTCCGTGTCGTTGAGCGGCGACATGGACGAGGTCCATCTCTCCGGTTCGAACGCCAACGTCCTGCCGACCGACACCACCAAGAACACGGTGTACGCGTTCGCCAAGGAGCACGGCATCGAGTCCGCCGAGCAGTTCGGCATCCACCTCGCCCGTCACTTCGTGTCGTCGCAGGAGCCGATCAGGACGGCCCGGATCCGTATCGAGGAGTACGCCTGGGAGCGCACGACGGGGGGCCACTCCTTCGTCCGCAAGGGCCAGGAGACCCGGCTCACCCAGATCACCTACGACGGCCGGAACTGGGAAGTCGTCTCCGGGCTCAAGGACTTGACGGTACTCAACTCGACGGACTCCGAGTTCTGGGGCTACGTCAAGGACAAGTACACGACGCTGCCCGAGGCGCACGACCGCATCCTGGCGACCGAGGTGTCCGCCCGCTGGCGCTTCAACTGGTCCGACGACGCACAGGAGATGCCGGACTGGGAGGAGTCCTACGAGCGGACGAAGCAGCACCTGCTCCAGGCGTTCGCCGAGACGTACTCGCTGTCGCTCCAACAGAGCCTGTACCAGATGGGTTCGCGGATCATCGACCACCGCGACGAGATCGACGAGGTCCGCTTCTCGCTCCCCAACAAGCACCATTTCCTTGTGGACTTGGCCCCGTTCGGCCTGAAGAACGCCACCTCCGACGGAGCTGTGTACTTCGCCGCCGACCGCCCCTACGGCCTGATCGAGGCCACCGTCCTGCGGGACGGCAGCGAGGCGAGGATCCCGGCGGACCTCACCAACCTCTGA
- a CDS encoding 8-oxoguanine deaminase produces the protein MVQRVVIENCAIATVDAADTEYTTGYVVIAGNRIESLGAGRAPEGLADVVRRIDATGHLVTPGLVNTHHHYYQWITRGLATDHNLFDWLVALYPTWARIDEQMVRAAAQGSLAMMARGGVTTAMDHHYVFPKGSGDLSGAIIDAARDMGVRFTLARGSMDRSEKDGGLPPDFAVETLEGALAATEETVRQHHDASFDAMTQVAVAPCSPFSVSTELLRQGAELARRLGVRLHTHGSETVEEEKFCHELFGMGPTDYFESTGWLGEDVWMAHCVHMNDSDIDAFARTKTGVAHCPSSNARLAAGIARVPDMLAAGVPVGLGVDGTASNESGELHTELRNALLINRLGAHREAALNARQALRLGTFGGAQVLGRAREIGSLEPGKLADLVLWRLDTLAHASIADPVTALVFGAAAPVTASFVNGRQIVENGRLLHADEDEIARSTRAEAQRLARIAAQA, from the coding sequence ATGGTTCAGCGCGTCGTCATCGAGAACTGCGCGATCGCGACCGTGGACGCCGCCGACACCGAGTACACCACCGGGTACGTCGTCATCGCCGGCAACCGCATCGAGTCGCTCGGCGCGGGCAGGGCGCCCGAGGGGCTGGCGGACGTGGTCCGGCGCATCGACGCGACCGGTCACCTGGTCACCCCCGGCCTGGTCAACACGCATCACCACTACTACCAGTGGATCACCCGGGGCCTGGCCACCGACCACAACCTCTTCGACTGGCTCGTCGCCCTCTACCCGACCTGGGCGCGCATCGACGAGCAGATGGTCCGCGCGGCGGCCCAGGGCTCCCTCGCGATGATGGCCCGCGGCGGCGTCACCACCGCCATGGACCACCACTACGTCTTCCCGAAGGGCTCCGGCGACCTGTCCGGCGCGATCATCGACGCCGCCCGTGACATGGGCGTCCGCTTCACCCTCGCCCGCGGCTCCATGGACCGCAGCGAGAAGGACGGCGGGCTGCCCCCGGACTTCGCCGTCGAGACCCTCGAAGGCGCCCTCGCGGCGACCGAGGAGACCGTCCGGCAGCATCACGACGCCTCCTTCGACGCGATGACCCAGGTCGCCGTCGCGCCCTGCTCACCCTTCTCCGTTTCCACCGAACTGCTGCGCCAGGGGGCCGAGTTGGCCCGCCGGCTCGGCGTGCGCCTGCACACCCACGGCTCGGAGACGGTCGAGGAGGAGAAGTTCTGCCACGAGCTGTTCGGCATGGGCCCGACCGACTACTTCGAGTCCACCGGCTGGCTCGGCGAGGACGTGTGGATGGCGCACTGCGTCCACATGAACGACTCCGACATCGACGCGTTCGCCCGTACGAAGACGGGTGTCGCCCACTGTCCGTCGTCCAACGCCCGGCTGGCGGCGGGCATCGCCCGCGTCCCCGACATGCTGGCGGCCGGCGTCCCGGTCGGCCTCGGCGTCGACGGCACGGCGTCCAACGAGTCCGGCGAACTCCACACCGAACTGCGCAACGCCCTGCTCATCAACCGCCTCGGAGCCCACCGGGAAGCCGCCCTGAACGCCCGTCAGGCGCTGCGCCTCGGGACGTTCGGCGGTGCCCAAGTCCTGGGCCGGGCACGGGAGATCGGCTCCCTGGAGCCGGGCAAGCTCGCCGACCTGGTGCTGTGGAGGCTGGACACCCTCGCCCACGCCTCCATCGCCGACCCGGTGACCGCCCTGGTCTTCGGAGCGGCGGCCCCGGTGACCGCCTCTTTCGTGAACGGCCGTCAGATCGTCGAGAACGGACGCCTGTTGCACGCCGACGAGGACGAGATTGCCCGCTCCACACGCGCCGAGGCCCAGCGCCTGGCCCGCATCGCCGCGCAGGCGTAG
- a CDS encoding acyl-CoA thioesterase has translation MSEPFSVRVTVRGYETDVQGHLNQSVYINYAEHARWSLLHAAGISQAALIGRGVGPVALETTIRYRRELLAGDEVDVTCAFEWGDGKTFRIQQTIRKADGTIAAELTSVGGLLDLENRRMIKNPHGYFRELAKDPGLFGL, from the coding sequence GTGAGCGAGCCGTTTTCCGTCCGGGTCACTGTGCGCGGTTACGAGACCGACGTGCAGGGACACCTCAACCAGAGCGTGTACATCAACTACGCGGAACACGCTCGCTGGTCGTTACTGCACGCGGCGGGCATCAGTCAGGCCGCACTGATCGGCAGGGGCGTGGGCCCGGTCGCCCTGGAGACCACCATCCGCTACAGGCGTGAACTCCTCGCCGGGGACGAGGTCGACGTGACCTGTGCCTTCGAGTGGGGCGACGGCAAGACCTTCCGCATCCAGCAGACCATCCGCAAGGCGGACGGCACGATCGCCGCCGAACTCACCTCGGTCGGCGGCCTGTTGGACCTGGAGAACCGCCGGATGATCAAGAACCCACACGGCTACTTCAGGGAACTGGCCAAGGACCCCGGCCTGTTCGGGCTCTAG
- a CDS encoding histidine phosphatase family protein, with product MGDLFLVRHGETSWSRSGRHTGSTDVPLTDHGRDEARRLAPLIRSLRIGAAFASPLERARETAELIGLDDVRADADLREWDYGGYEGVTTAEIQRTRPDWFLFTDGVAPGPPDHPGETPEQVGERADRMLAKVDAAQAGTEGGVVLVAHGHFLRVLTARRLGLPASAGALFQLATGTLGRLGTEHGRPVIAAWNVSPGS from the coding sequence ATGGGTGATCTCTTCCTCGTCCGGCACGGCGAGACCTCCTGGTCGCGCTCCGGACGGCACACCGGATCGACGGACGTCCCGCTCACCGACCACGGACGCGATGAGGCGCGGCGGCTCGCGCCGCTGATCCGCTCGCTCCGGATCGGGGCCGCGTTCGCGAGCCCGCTGGAGCGGGCGCGGGAGACGGCGGAGCTGATCGGGCTGGACGACGTCCGGGCCGACGCGGACCTGCGCGAGTGGGACTACGGCGGCTACGAGGGCGTCACGACGGCCGAGATCCAGCGCACCCGGCCGGACTGGTTCCTGTTCACGGACGGCGTCGCGCCCGGGCCGCCCGACCACCCCGGCGAGACGCCCGAGCAGGTCGGGGAGCGGGCCGACCGGATGCTGGCCAAGGTCGACGCGGCGCAGGCCGGCACCGAGGGGGGTGTGGTGCTGGTGGCGCACGGGCACTTCCTGCGGGTGCTGACCGCACGGCGGCTCGGACTGCCCGCGTCGGCGGGGGCGCTGTTCCAACTGGCGACGGGGACGCTGGGCCGGCTGGGCACGGAGCACGGGCGGCCGGTGATCGCCGCCTGGAATGTCAGTCCCGGGTCGTAG
- a CDS encoding pyridoxal phosphate-dependent aminotransferase, with translation MEFRQSNKLSEVCYEIRGPVIEHADALEAAGHSVLRLNTGNPALFGFEAPEEILQDMIRMLPRAHGYTDSRGILSARRAVAQRYQERGLEVGVDDVLLGNGVSELVSMAVQALVEDGDEILIPAPDFPLWTAVTTLAGGKAVHYLCDEQADWYPDLADMASKITDRTKAVVIINPNNPTGAVYPKEIIEGILDLARRHGLMVFADEIYDQILYDDAVHHSAAALAPDLVVLTFCGLSKTYRVAGFRSGWLVVTGPRQHAKDYLEGLTMLASMRLCANAPAQYAIQAALGGRQSIRELTVPGGRLYDQRDMAWEKLNEIPGVSCVKPKGALYAFPRIDPKVHPIHDDEKFVLDLLLREKIQVVQGTGFNWPAPDHFRILTLPHADDLEAAIGRIGRFLSGYRQ, from the coding sequence ATGGAGTTCCGGCAGTCGAACAAGTTGAGCGAGGTCTGTTACGAGATCCGCGGCCCGGTGATCGAGCACGCCGACGCGCTGGAGGCGGCGGGCCACAGCGTCCTGCGCCTGAACACCGGCAACCCCGCGCTCTTCGGTTTCGAGGCGCCCGAGGAGATCCTCCAGGACATGATCCGGATGCTCCCGCGTGCGCACGGCTACACGGACTCGCGCGGCATCCTCTCGGCCCGCCGCGCCGTGGCCCAGCGCTACCAGGAACGGGGCCTGGAGGTCGGCGTCGACGACGTCCTCCTCGGCAACGGCGTCTCGGAGCTGGTGTCGATGGCCGTACAGGCGCTGGTGGAGGACGGCGACGAGATCCTCATCCCGGCCCCCGACTTCCCCCTCTGGACGGCGGTCACCACGCTGGCCGGCGGCAAGGCGGTCCACTACCTCTGCGACGAGCAGGCCGACTGGTACCCGGACCTGGCCGACATGGCGTCGAAGATCACGGACCGCACGAAGGCCGTCGTCATCATCAACCCGAACAACCCCACCGGCGCGGTCTACCCCAAGGAGATCATCGAGGGCATCCTCGACCTCGCCCGCCGGCACGGCCTGATGGTCTTCGCCGACGAGATCTACGACCAGATCCTGTACGACGACGCCGTCCACCACTCGGCCGCCGCCCTCGCCCCCGACCTGGTGGTCCTCACCTTCTGCGGCCTGTCGAAGACGTACCGGGTGGCGGGCTTCCGCTCGGGCTGGCTGGTGGTGACCGGCCCCAGGCAGCACGCCAAGGACTACCTGGAGGGCCTGACCATGCTGGCCTCCATGCGGCTGTGCGCCAACGCGCCCGCCCAGTACGCCATCCAGGCCGCGCTCGGCGGCCGCCAGTCCATCCGCGAGCTGACCGTGCCGGGCGGCAGGCTGTACGACCAGCGGGACATGGCCTGGGAGAAGCTCAACGAGATCCCGGGCGTGTCCTGCGTGAAGCCCAAGGGCGCGCTGTACGCGTTCCCGCGCATCGATCCCAAGGTGCACCCGATCCACGACGACGAGAAATTCGTCCTGGACCTGCTGCTGCGGGAGAAGATCCAGGTGGTCCAGGGCACAGGCTTCAACTGGCCCGCCCCCGACCATTTCCGCATCCTCACCCTCCCGCACGCGGACGACCTGGAGGCGGCGATCGGGCGCATCGGCCGGTTCCTCAGCGGGTACCGGCAGTAG
- a CDS encoding helix-turn-helix domain-containing protein, with amino-acid sequence MSPRRSYDQYCSAARALDTVGDRWTLLIVRELLAGPRRYTDLHADLPGVSTDVLASRLKDMERDGLTTRRKLPPPGAAYVYELTLRGRELLPVLQALGKWGEGELGERRPTDALRAHWFALPLLRGLEGAGVQGEGFDGEGLVGEGLVEVRLQEGDFHLFVGVEGGPVYGHGPAPVEPDARLVLDMDTCTAVAQGELTVFDAVRAGRIGVSGDGALAKALREA; translated from the coding sequence ATGTCACCTCGCCGAAGCTACGACCAGTACTGTTCCGCCGCCCGCGCGCTCGACACCGTCGGCGACCGCTGGACCCTGCTGATCGTCCGGGAGCTGCTCGCCGGCCCGCGCCGCTACACGGACCTGCACGCCGACCTGCCGGGCGTGAGCACCGACGTGCTCGCCTCGCGGCTGAAGGACATGGAGCGGGACGGCCTGACCACCCGGCGCAAGCTGCCTCCGCCGGGCGCGGCCTATGTGTACGAACTCACCCTCCGGGGGCGGGAGTTGCTGCCCGTCCTCCAGGCGCTGGGGAAGTGGGGCGAGGGCGAACTCGGCGAGCGCCGGCCCACTGACGCCCTGCGCGCGCACTGGTTCGCGTTGCCCTTGTTGCGCGGGCTGGAGGGCGCGGGGGTCCAAGGCGAAGGGTTCGACGGCGAAGGGCTTGTAGGCGAAGGGCTCGTCGAAGTCCGGCTACAGGAAGGGGACTTCCATCTGTTCGTCGGTGTGGAGGGCGGCCCGGTGTACGGACACGGTCCCGCGCCCGTGGAGCCCGACGCGCGGCTCGTCCTCGACATGGACACCTGTACGGCCGTCGCCCAGGGGGAGTTGACCGTGTTCGACGCGGTGCGCGCCGGGCGGATCGGCGTGAGCGGTGACGGCGCTCTGGCCAAAGCGCTGCGGGAGGCCTGA
- a CDS encoding VWA domain-containing protein — protein MIRTQRLAAGVCALLAALAAGIAFPAGAVADETTATAPKVDLVLDVSGSMRTKDMDGGTRMAAAKQAFNEVLDATPENVLLGIRTLGANYPGDDQKTGCKDTAQLYPVGPLDRTEAKTAVATLSPTGWTPIGPALLKAAGDLDGGTGSKRIVLISDGEDTCAPLDPCEVAREIAAKGIGLTIDTLGLVPNVKMRQQLSCIAEATGGTYTSVEHTDELADRVNQLVDRAADPVVTPVATEGAASCAKAPTLKSGLYTDREEFGQERWYRVDVEPGQELRASVSVSADRAMNPDYGVLLRAVTAHGREIVRGEAAGNGRTDVISTGLRYPKAESDDDEAPPEGAPPAETVCVQVTNSYSAAAGVKTTPGMPLELTVDVVDGPSQASDVASFGLGRGWWLLGVLVLAGFLAGVLWGWLSRWRVAVWRTN, from the coding sequence ATGATCAGAACACAACGGCTGGCGGCGGGCGTCTGCGCCCTGCTCGCCGCGCTCGCGGCCGGGATCGCGTTCCCGGCCGGGGCGGTCGCCGACGAGACCACCGCCACCGCGCCCAAGGTCGACCTGGTCCTCGACGTCAGCGGTTCGATGCGGACGAAGGACATGGACGGCGGGACGCGGATGGCCGCGGCCAAGCAGGCGTTCAACGAGGTGCTGGACGCGACCCCGGAGAACGTTCTCCTGGGCATCCGCACCCTGGGCGCCAACTACCCGGGCGACGACCAGAAGACGGGCTGCAAGGACACCGCGCAGCTCTACCCGGTCGGCCCGCTGGACCGGACCGAGGCGAAGACGGCGGTGGCGACCCTGTCGCCGACCGGCTGGACGCCGATCGGTCCGGCCCTGCTGAAGGCGGCCGGCGATCTCGACGGCGGTACCGGCTCCAAGCGCATCGTGCTGATCAGTGACGGCGAGGACACCTGCGCTCCGCTCGACCCGTGCGAGGTGGCCCGTGAGATCGCGGCCAAGGGCATCGGCCTGACCATCGACACCCTCGGCCTGGTGCCCAACGTCAAGATGCGCCAGCAGCTCAGCTGCATCGCCGAGGCGACCGGCGGCACCTACACGTCGGTGGAGCACACCGACGAACTCGCCGACCGCGTCAACCAGTTGGTCGACCGGGCCGCCGACCCCGTGGTGACGCCGGTGGCCACCGAGGGCGCGGCCTCCTGCGCCAAGGCGCCGACGCTGAAGTCCGGTCTGTACACCGACCGCGAGGAGTTCGGCCAGGAGCGCTGGTACCGGGTCGACGTCGAGCCGGGCCAGGAACTGCGGGCCTCGGTGAGCGTGTCGGCGGACCGGGCCATGAACCCCGACTACGGGGTGCTGCTGCGGGCGGTCACGGCGCACGGCCGGGAGATCGTGCGCGGCGAGGCGGCCGGCAACGGCCGTACCGACGTCATCTCGACCGGTCTGCGCTACCCGAAGGCGGAGAGTGACGACGACGAGGCTCCCCCAGAGGGGGCACCCCCAGCCGAGACGGTGTGCGTGCAGGTGACCAACTCCTACTCGGCGGCGGCCGGTGTGAAGACCACGCCGGGCATGCCGCTGGAACTGACCGTCGACGTGGTCGACGGCCCGTCGCAGGCGAGCGACGTGGCCTCCTTCGGCCTCGGCCGCGGCTGGTGGCTGCTGGGCGTCCTGGTGCTCGCGGGCTTCCTCGCGGGTGTGCTGTGGGGCTGGCTGTCACGCTGGCGGGTCGCGGTCTGGAGGACCAACTGA